One part of the Vicia villosa cultivar HV-30 ecotype Madison, WI linkage group LG6, Vvil1.0, whole genome shotgun sequence genome encodes these proteins:
- the LOC131613835 gene encoding uncharacterized protein LOC131613835, with product MQQMQQQNQMKMQMMQGMQGQQPPAPVPVPHAPTGPDFRAFFRMDPPEFASGLDPVVAHDWLASMERIFQAIQCNEKEKVIFATQKMKGPALRWWNTASTYFTTQEIPKDWHYFKAAFLEKYFPNSVRTQREREFQNFKQGNLSVSEYAEKFEDMADYSRQAVYAPDELRKIDQFLMGLRADIAHSVSQREFTTYAECLRQCYVAENSLKRVQEERNQNRTNFREQGRSGQHLKPRNSPSKKKQGYGDQSNRHPYCEKCKRRHPGDCKPTPVTCYECGEQGHISTYCPKKKTQEKTTGRVYTLDARKAKGNNNLIAGTCYVNNQPLFVLVDCGATHSFISTECVCRLGLEVTPLPYPMAISSATDDTVEARLICKDCSVSFNGRDFPIDLICLPLKRLDVILGMDWLSLNLVYIGCKEKAIFIPVEETSSDDAITKLIEEHEEHLRIVLTTLREKQLYAKFSKWKANKVADALSRKEFRIAELMMLEHGLLEKFRNLNLQFDWTPNGVLISNLSIQNELRERI from the exons ATGCAACAGATGCAGCAGCAGAATCAGATGAAGATGCAGATGATGCAAGGTATGCAGGGACAACAACCTCCGGCTCCAGTTCCCGTTCCTCATGCTCCAACAGGGCCAGATTTTCGTGCTTTCTTCAGAATGGATCCTCCAGAGTTTGCAAGTGGCTTAGACCCGGTGGTAGCTCATGATTGGTTGGCTAGTATGGAAAGGATATTCCAGGCAATCCAGTGTAATGAAAAAGAGAAAGTGATCTTTGCTACGCAAAAGATGAAAGGACCggctcttaggtggtggaataCTGCATCTACCTATTTCACTACCCAGGAGATCCCTAAGGACTGGCATTATTTCAAGGCGGCATTTTTGGAGAAGTATTTTCCTAACAGTGTTCGGACCCAGAGAGAAAGAGAGTTCCAGAACTTCAAGCAAGGCAACTTGTCAGTTTCTGagtatgctgagaagtttgaagaCATGGCTGATTACTCACGACAGGCTGTCTATGCCCCTGATGAGTTACGGAAGATTGATCAATTCTTGATGGGTTTGCGGGCTGATATTGctcatagtgtgtcccagagggagttcactacttatgcTGAATGTTTGAGACAATGCTATGTTGCGGAGAATAGTTTGAAGAGGGTTCAAGAGGAGAGGAACCAGAATAGAACTAATTTCAGAGAGCAAGGAAGATCGGGCCAGCACCTAAAGCCCCGTAACTCTCCATCAAAGAAGAAGCAAGGCTATGGTGACCAATCTAATCGACACCCTTATTGTGAAAAATGCAAAAGAAGACACCCTGGGGATTGCAAGCCCACTCCAGTGACTTGTTATGAGTGTGGCGAGCAAGGTCACATATCTACGTATTGTCCCAAGAAGAAAACTCAGGAGAAGACCACAGGTCGCGTCTATACCTTGGATGCAAGAAAGGCCAAAGGGAACAACAATCTCATCGCAGGTACTTGTTATGTAAACAATCAACCCTTATTtgttttagttgattgtggagctaCTCATTCCTTTATTTCAACCGAATGTGTTTGTcgacttggtttggaagttaCTCCACTACCCTATCCTATGGCCATTTCTTCGGCGACCGATGATACGGTGGAAGCCCGACTGATTTGTAAGGATTGTTCAGTGTCTTTTAATGGTCGTGACTTTCCGATTGATCTAATTTGTTTACCCCTCAAGAGACTTGACGTCATTCTTGGAATGGATTGGTTATCTCTTAATTTAGTGTATATTGGTTGTAAGGAAAAGGCCATATTCATTCCGGTAGAAGAGACTTCTTCCGATGATGCAATCACTAAGTTGATAGAAG AGCACGAAGAGCATTTGCGGATTGTATTGACTACTCTTCgagagaagcagttgtatgcaaAGTTCAGCAAAT GGAAGGCTAATAAAGTAGCAGATGCCTTAAGTAGGAAGGAATTTCGGATTGCAGAGTTGATGATGTTAGAGCATGGATTATTAGAGAAGTTTCGAAACCTCAACCTCCAGTTTGATTGGACACCCAATGGTGTACTGATTAGTAACTTGAGTATTCAGAACGAACTGCGAGAGAGGATTTAA
- the LOC131613836 gene encoding uncharacterized protein LOC131613836 codes for MIIGDFNNVMTNHDRIGGKQVNLAEYTDLEQMMEDVGLFSRETKGEYFTWNNRHANNMIYSRIDHAICNRDWFSQFPHCIITVMHPHISDHAPLRVQMLGRDTLPKRRSNFKFLNCITDRAEFIDTVRQNWDHSGDDRPMYKVWRNLKKLQPSMRELSKNTTENVKHIQQHRLNLQQAQAELLQDRFNGELVNKITQLTTELMTASELEEQILKQKAKVDWFLLGDGNNRYFYEMLKSKNKAAGIYALEDSNGMEVTGQDSIEREVLKFYGDLIGKASNQLRHINVEVLRSGNQLSHAHQMELIQSVIEKEILAALKSIGDTKAPGIDGYCNTPHIYV; via the coding sequence ATGATAATTGGAGACTTCAACAATGTCATGACAAACCATGATAGAATTGGAGGGAAGCAAGTGAATCTGGCTGAATACACTGATCTTGAACAGATGATGGAGGATGTTGGCTTGTTTTCACGTGAAACTAAAGGAGAGTATTTCACATGGAACAATAGGCATGCAAATAACATGATATACTCTAGAATTGACCATGCCATATGCAATAGAGATTGGTTCAGTCAATTTCCTCATTGCATTATCACTGTGATGCATCCACACATTTCAGATCATGCTCCATTGAGAGTGCAGATGTTGGGAAGAGACACATTACCTAAAAGAAGATCAAATTTCAAATTCCTCAATTGCATCACTGACAGAGCTGAGTTCATTGATACAGTTAGACAAAACTGGGATCATTCAGGGGATGATAGACCTATGTACAAAGTTTGGAGAAATTTGAAAAAGCTACAACCTAGCATGAGGGAGCTTAGTAAGAATACCACAGAGAATGTGAAACACATTCAACAACACAGACTCAACCTACAACAAGCCCAAGCTGAACTATTACAAGACAGATTTAATGGAGAGCTAGTGAACAAAATTACTCAGCTAACTACTGAGCTTATGACAGCCTCTGAATTGGAAGAACAAATTCTGAAACAAAAAGCCAAGGTAGATTGGTTTCTTCTTGGTGATGGAAATAATAGATACTTTTATGAGATGTTGAAAAGTAAGAACAAAGCTGCAGGGATCTATGCTCTTGAGGACTCAAATGGCATGGAAGTAACTGGACAGGATTCCATTGAAAGAGAGGTCCTTAAGTTCTATGGGGACTTGATTGGGAAGGCTAGCAATCAATTGAGGCATATAAATGTGGAGGTCTTAAGGAGTGGCAATCAACTCAGTCATGCACATCAAATGGAGTTGATACAATCTGTTATTGAAAAGGAAATCCTAGCAGCTCTAAAGAGTATTGGAGACACAAAGGCACCTGGCATTGATggctattgtaacaccccacacatatatgtctag
- the LOC131613837 gene encoding protein FAR1-RELATED SEQUENCE 5-like: protein MDNGADANDVEMNRGSYVDNEEGKEDLDDYRAMGEILDDDIREMKFESEKKACEFYETYAEYHGFAVRKDELDRDFKNNIIMRQLVCNREGKRHKKHMLRVDRHREPRPITRTGCLARLRVAYDVMTRSWRVIAFESAHNHKLTPQRFVHFIPKYRRLSEADKALVDGLHTCGVRTCHILGFMLGQKGGHEYLGFIKKDLYNYFSNGAKAKRENGDAFAALSYLQAKADNDPMFFSKFTTTEDGRLQNLFWSDGTSRFDFECFDEKTETYKWVLNAFSEAMFHKCPNVFVTDGDGAMREAIRVEFPNASHRLCLWHLHQNSIENVKNTKFLEEFKSLIYANYTPETFEDEWKRIIDDNGLSDNKWVKKTYEIKKMWSSAYMRDTLFCGIRTTSMCEGINSFIQGYVDNKNSLVDFMQNFERALKEYRHNELLSDFKSFYYEPVLTSALKGIETGASEIFTCKKFRDVKNEIEGAAALNIIDRIEIRIPCSHIICAMRHEHMNVFPKSLICKRWTKSAKDDHIASVFSEESDSEKLFMFRRGAMVDLEFDFAVPATELFAIQNDVVFIALNQGRWSRIRLPASESEAIAVAAGRSRSFVGMDGDRVGLPAGNAGRWLGAVQSWVFRLSLFDFSEMQN from the exons ATGGATAATGGTGCAGATGCTAATGATGTTGAAATGAACAGAGGTAGTTATGTGGATaatgaagaaggaaaagaggattTGGATGATTACAGAGCTATGGGTGAAATATTAGATGATGATATAAGAGAGATGAAATTTGAATCAGAGAAAAAAGCTTGTGAGTTTTATGAAACATATGCAGAATATCATGGGTTTGCTGTAAGAAAAGATGAGCTTGACCGTGatttcaaaaataatattattatgcgCCAATTGGTTTGTAATAGAGAGGGGAAAAGACATAAAAAACATATGTTAAGGGTGGACCGACATAGAGAGCCAAGGCCAATCACTCGAACAGGTTGTCTTGCTCGGTTGCGTGTGGCGTATGATGTTATGACTAGGAGTTGGAGAGTTATTGCATTTGAATCCGCTCATAATCATAAGTTAACTCCACAACGGTTTGTTCATTTTATTCCTAAGTATCGTCGACTGAGTGAAGCTGATAAAGCGCTTGTTGATGGCTTGCATACATGTGGTGTTAGAACATGTCATATTTTGGGTTTTATGTTGGGTCAGAAAGGTGGTCATGAATATTTGGGATTTATCAAGAAGGACCtatataattattttagtaaTGGAGCCAAGGCTAAAAGAGAAAATGGAGATGCTTTTGCTGCTTTGTCTTATTTACAGGCTAAAGCCGACAATGATCCGATGTTTTTTTCGAAGTTTACCACAACAGAGGATGGTCGTCTACAAAATTTATTTTGGTCAGATGGAACTAGCCGATTTGACTTTGAATGTTTTG ACGAAAAGACAGAGACATATAAGTGGGTTTTAAATGCCTTTTCTGAAGCAATGTTCCATAAATGTCCAAATGTGTTTGTTACTGACGGAGATGGTGCGATGCGGGAAGCTATTAGAGTTGAATTTCCAAATGCGTCACATCGCCTTTGTTTATGGCATTTACATCAAAATTCTATTGAGAATGTCAAGAATACAAAGTTCCTAGAAGAGTTTAAGTCATTGATATATGCTAACTATACCCCCGAGACATTTGAAGATGAGTGGAAGAGGATTATTGATGATAATGGTCTATCAGATAACAAATGGGTTAAGAAAACTTATGAGATAAAGAAAATGTGGTCGAGTGCGTACATGCGAGACACACTTTTTTGTGGTATAAGAACTACATCAATGTGTGAAGGTATCAATTCATTTATCCAGGGGTATGTGGACAATAAAAACAGTCTTGTGGATTTCATGCAGAATTTTGAAAGAGCTTTGAAAGAATACAGACATAACGAATTATTGTCTGATTTTAAGTCGTTCTATTATGAACCCGTGTTGACAAGTGCTTTAAAAGGAATTGAGACTGGAGCATCAGAGATATTTACATGTAAAAAATTTAGGGATGTTAAAAATGAGATAGAAGGTGCAGCTGCATTGAATATCATTGACAGAATTGAGATTA GAATTCCGTGCTCTCACATTATTTGTGCCATGAGGCATGAGCATATGAATGTGTTTCCAAAAAGTTTGATTTGTAAGAGATGGACTAAATCAGCCAAGGATGATCACATTGCGTCGGTGTTTTCTGAAGAAAGTGATTCTGAAAAGTTGTTCATGTTTCGTAGAGGCGCAAT GGTAGACTTAGAATTTGATTTCGCGGTTCCGGCGACGGAGCTATTTGCGATTCAAAACGACGTGGTGTTCATAGCGTTGAATCAGGGGAGATGGTCGCGTATTAGGCTGC